The Lelliottia sp. JS-SCA-14 genome contains a region encoding:
- a CDS encoding redoxin domain-containing protein — MNENRHPQAPALSVEHWFNTPQPITLESLRGKVVVMESFQILCPGCVSHGLPQVSRVYSTFPQDKVAVIGLHTVFEHHDVMTPKALETFLSEYRIPFPVAVDMSSLESDIPRTMQAYAMRGTPTLTLIDQQGFIRQQYFGQVSDMALGAEIGALLNESLSVSREEPAASGCSNGKCAL; from the coding sequence ATGAACGAGAATCGCCATCCGCAAGCGCCAGCCCTGAGCGTTGAACACTGGTTTAATACCCCTCAACCAATAACCCTGGAATCGCTGCGCGGCAAAGTTGTGGTGATGGAGTCATTTCAGATACTGTGCCCCGGCTGCGTTTCCCACGGGCTACCGCAGGTTTCACGCGTTTACAGCACGTTTCCGCAGGATAAAGTGGCGGTTATCGGCCTTCACACGGTCTTCGAACATCATGATGTCATGACCCCGAAGGCACTGGAAACTTTTCTGTCGGAATATCGGATCCCTTTTCCGGTGGCTGTCGATATGTCATCCCTGGAAAGCGATATTCCCCGGACCATGCAGGCTTACGCCATGCGCGGAACGCCGACGTTGACGTTAATTGATCAGCAGGGGTTCATACGGCAGCAATATTTTGGCCAGGTTAGCGATATGGCGCTGGGGGCTGAAATAGGTGCGTTGCTGAATGAGTCCCTGTCGGTCTCCAGGGAAGAGCCTGCTGCTTCCGGGTGCAGTAATGGAAAGTGTGCGCTGTAA
- a CDS encoding MarR family winged helix-turn-helix transcriptional regulator yields MTRCNRYCNTPDATSQYLGLTKGTVTQSLNKLESEGLLTKKNDGRDKRIVHLVLTPKARKVMHETMTKEWNTQPFSEEQLKTDFLAHLRETQKNQGAILFGECRFCRFHQQ; encoded by the coding sequence CTGACACGATGCAATAGATATTGCAATACGCCAGACGCAACATCGCAATATCTAGGCCTGACCAAAGGCACGGTAACCCAGTCCCTGAATAAACTGGAAAGCGAAGGCTTGCTGACGAAAAAAAACGATGGCAGGGATAAACGGATTGTTCATCTGGTTCTGACGCCCAAAGCACGTAAAGTGATGCACGAAACCATGACGAAAGAATGGAACACGCAACCCTTTTCAGAAGAACAACTGAAAACCGATTTTCTGGCCCATCTTCGGGAAACGCAAAAAAATCAGGGAGCCATTTTGTTTGGCGAGTGTCGTTTTTGCCGGTTTCACCAGCAGTAG